One Gloeothece verrucosa PCC 7822 DNA window includes the following coding sequences:
- a CDS encoding FkbM family methyltransferase: MKILQNLLLLIYSLVNKSGLFKRIWLKKIFYFAYFLYKQYFEDPFFGLTQKYPELFRGGHILDVGANIGYTATIFAKVIAPEFKIYAFEPDEKNFNSLQEIIKFNHQIEKIIAIQSAVGEREGLVNLWHNDNHHGDHKIVTPEYQKTGIDLKKVSAVSICSIDHFVESRLENAAIKFMKIDVQGYELAVCRGMEKTLMANPDAIIALEYMPSSLSELGFDSAELLQFFRDKNYYIYILSQRGNLAKADRKLLDTLVKKRGYIDLLLSKKELREKSSL; encoded by the coding sequence ATGAAAATCCTACAAAATTTACTTTTATTAATTTATAGTTTAGTTAACAAAAGCGGACTATTCAAGAGAATTTGGTTGAAAAAAATCTTTTATTTTGCTTACTTTCTCTATAAACAATATTTTGAAGACCCTTTTTTTGGACTAACTCAAAAATATCCCGAACTTTTCCGAGGCGGCCATATTTTAGACGTGGGAGCTAATATAGGTTACACTGCCACAATTTTTGCCAAAGTGATTGCGCCAGAATTTAAAATATATGCTTTTGAACCAGACGAAAAAAATTTTAATAGTTTGCAAGAAATTATCAAATTTAATCATCAAATAGAAAAGATTATTGCCATTCAATCAGCCGTTGGAGAAAGAGAAGGACTCGTCAATTTATGGCATAATGACAACCATCATGGGGATCATAAAATTGTTACTCCAGAATACCAAAAAACCGGCATAGACTTGAAAAAAGTTTCGGCTGTTTCTATTTGCTCTATTGATCATTTTGTCGAGTCTAGACTAGAAAATGCGGCAATCAAATTCATGAAAATTGATGTTCAAGGTTATGAATTAGCAGTTTGTCGAGGAATGGAAAAAACCCTTATGGCTAATCCAGATGCCATCATTGCTTTAGAATATATGCCCAGTAGTCTGTCTGAGTTAGGTTTTGATTCAGCAGAACTTCTACAATTTTTTAGAGACAAAAATTATTATATATATATCCTTTCCCAACGAGGAAACCTAGCAAAAGCCGACAGAAAACTCCTAGATACTCTAGTTAAAAAACGAGGATATATAGACCTACTTCTCTCTAAAAAAGAACTGAGAGAAAAATCCTCTTTATAG
- a CDS encoding glycosyltransferase: MICKISLPFTLFMPRFSRLATRFVHNGERTAIANRESIEKWRKRNLYYYQDLENIYKFFVQPESDVLEIGCGLGYLLNAVNPQSGLGIDIDPQVIEIAREKFLDLNFSVAQAEAFSHEKHFDYILLDNTISSLKNIQKTFSNIHQVCKPSTKIILTFHNPAWEIILKLATFLGQRKPIKNANWLSYEDVKNLLILEGFEVVFHGKQMLLPRRIPLLFWLFNKILAPLPIINHLCLTEYIIARIQPPSFPGEQNFHNLTCSVIIPARNEAGNIESCITRMPALGKHTEIIFVEGHSTDNTWEEIQRVQAKYSQEWDIKICQQKGQGKGNAVREGFAMATGDILIILDSDLTVIPEDLIYFFQAVASGRCELANGCRLIYPLSNQAMPWLNRIANRFFAWLLSYLLNTKIKDSLCGTKALSKENYQRIAANRSYFGDFDPFGDFDLLFGAAKLGLQIKDIPVKYFPRTYGRSNIHHFKEGLVLLKMCLYAAKKIKFR; encoded by the coding sequence ATGATTTGTAAAATTTCTCTGCCCTTTACCTTATTTATGCCTCGTTTTTCCCGTTTAGCAACAAGATTTGTTCACAATGGGGAGCGGACTGCTATAGCTAATAGAGAATCTATAGAAAAATGGAGAAAACGCAACTTATATTATTATCAAGACTTGGAAAATATCTATAAATTTTTTGTTCAACCTGAATCAGATGTTTTAGAAATTGGTTGTGGTTTGGGATATTTATTAAATGCAGTTAATCCTCAATCGGGCTTGGGGATAGATATTGACCCTCAAGTCATAGAAATAGCTAGAGAGAAATTTTTAGACCTGAACTTTTCTGTGGCTCAAGCAGAAGCTTTTTCCCATGAGAAACATTTTGATTATATTTTACTGGATAATACTATCAGTAGTCTAAAAAATATACAAAAAACTTTTTCAAATATCCATCAAGTTTGTAAGCCTTCTACTAAAATAATTTTGACTTTTCATAATCCAGCTTGGGAAATAATTTTAAAATTAGCGACTTTTTTAGGACAGAGAAAGCCAATAAAAAATGCGAATTGGTTAAGCTATGAAGATGTCAAAAACTTGTTAATTTTAGAAGGATTTGAAGTGGTTTTTCATGGAAAACAAATGTTGTTACCTAGACGAATTCCGCTTTTATTTTGGTTGTTTAATAAAATTTTAGCTCCATTACCCATCATCAATCATCTCTGTTTAACAGAATATATTATTGCCCGAATTCAGCCGCCTTCATTCCCCGGTGAGCAAAACTTTCATAATCTTACCTGTTCAGTCATTATACCGGCCAGAAACGAAGCCGGCAATATAGAAAGTTGTATCACCCGAATGCCGGCTTTAGGAAAGCATACAGAAATTATTTTTGTGGAAGGACATTCTACAGATAATACTTGGGAAGAAATACAACGAGTTCAAGCGAAATATAGTCAAGAGTGGGATATTAAAATATGTCAGCAAAAAGGACAAGGAAAAGGCAATGCTGTGCGGGAAGGATTTGCCATGGCCACTGGCGATATTTTGATTATTTTAGATTCTGACTTGACCGTTATTCCAGAAGATTTAATTTATTTTTTTCAAGCGGTGGCTTCAGGGCGTTGTGAATTGGCTAATGGATGCCGCTTAATTTATCCGTTAAGTAATCAAGCAATGCCTTGGCTAAATCGAATCGCTAATCGTTTTTTTGCTTGGCTATTATCTTATTTACTAAATACTAAAATCAAAGACTCTCTTTGTGGGACTAAAGCTTTATCTAAAGAAAATTACCAACGAATTGCGGCTAACCGCTCTTATTTTGGTGATTTTGATCCCTTTGGGGATTTTGATTTATTGTTTGGTGCGGCTAAATTAGGGTTACAAATTAAAGATATTCCTGTAAAATATTTTCCTCGAACTTATGGGCGTTCTAATATTCATCATTTTAAGGAGGGTTTAGTTCTCTTAAAAATGTGTTTGTATGCGGCTAAAAAAATTAAATTTCGTTAA
- a CDS encoding succinate--CoA ligase subunit alpha, which translates to MKWKANSTVLIQGMTSPFALAYVPRLKSFGTNIVAGVSVGAGGQQIANIPIFDLVEEAIANVGKIDISLIFVEPYQVLDAALEAIAAGIEQIIIITRGVPPLDMVDLLKKSQVNNTFILGSGSQGIIIPDKLWLGIGEPQCYRAGKVGLISRSDRLTDEIALILSASKYGQSMAVSLGTDGIIGASFEQWLQILEEDDGTDAIVLLGQANGSAEFSAAEYIASSIEKPVIAYIAGASSSVKRSFGDAATIIATQLSYSLPITRTEQQLLTAFKEANITVAKSPFQIPSLVKKALKS; encoded by the coding sequence ATGAAATGGAAAGCTAATTCTACCGTTCTGATCCAAGGAATGACAAGCCCCTTTGCCTTGGCTTATGTGCCTCGCTTGAAAAGTTTTGGAACTAATATTGTAGCTGGTGTGTCTGTGGGCGCAGGCGGGCAACAAATCGCTAATATTCCGATTTTTGATTTGGTAGAAGAAGCCATTGCTAATGTGGGAAAAATTGATATTAGTCTGATTTTTGTTGAGCCTTATCAGGTGTTAGATGCGGCTTTAGAAGCTATCGCAGCCGGCATAGAACAAATTATTATTATTACTCGGGGTGTACCCCCTTTAGATATGGTGGATTTACTGAAAAAGTCTCAGGTTAATAATACTTTTATTTTAGGGTCAGGGAGTCAAGGTATTATTATTCCGGATAAACTTTGGTTGGGTATTGGTGAACCTCAATGTTATCGTGCCGGTAAGGTAGGATTAATTAGCCGCAGTGACCGCTTAACGGATGAAATTGCTTTGATTTTATCGGCTTCTAAATATGGGCAATCTATGGCCGTTAGTTTGGGAACTGATGGTATTATTGGGGCGAGTTTTGAACAATGGTTACAAATTTTAGAAGAAGATGACGGAACCGATGCCATTGTTTTGTTAGGACAGGCCAATGGAAGTGCAGAATTTTCCGCCGCCGAGTATATTGCTTCTAGTATTGAAAAACCTGTTATTGCTTATATTGCCGGGGCTTCTTCTTCAGTCAAACGGAGTTTTGGTGATGCGGCAACCATTATTGCCACTCAATTATCTTATTCTCTTCCTATTACTCGCACAGAGCAACAATTATTGACAGCTTTTAAAGAGGCCAATATTACTGTTGCTAAGTCTCCTTTTCAGATTCCGAGTTTAGTCAAAAAAGCCCTTAAGTCTTGA
- a CDS encoding class I SAM-dependent methyltransferase: MSEEILKNHRAIWEKKPIIRELYRRWYEEITTQLKPGNTLELGGGTGNFQEFYPNVISTDIMPLPWIDVVADAQDLPFEEESFDNIVMFDVLHHIENVTLFFNEALRVLRPGGRVAMMEPYISLVSWPIYHFFHPEPVDFKQNPLAWVEPSQDRKPFDANQAFATILFEKNYNSFKEKYPDFKKIYHRRLAFFAYPLSGGFENPSRLPIKLLKPVLALENALSFASNWFAFRVLVVLEKK, from the coding sequence ATGTCAGAAGAGATTTTAAAAAATCATCGCGCTATCTGGGAAAAAAAGCCTATTATCCGAGAACTATATAGACGCTGGTATGAAGAGATAACGACACAGTTAAAGCCAGGAAATACACTAGAATTGGGTGGAGGAACCGGAAATTTTCAAGAATTTTATCCCAATGTTATCTCTACTGATATTATGCCCTTACCCTGGATTGATGTAGTAGCTGATGCTCAAGATTTGCCTTTTGAGGAGGAAAGTTTTGATAATATTGTCATGTTTGATGTGTTGCATCATATTGAAAATGTCACGCTATTTTTTAATGAAGCTTTGCGAGTGCTGCGTCCGGGTGGTCGAGTCGCGATGATGGAACCTTATATATCTCTAGTCTCTTGGCCAATTTATCATTTTTTCCATCCGGAACCTGTGGACTTTAAGCAAAATCCTTTAGCTTGGGTTGAACCTTCTCAAGACCGAAAACCTTTTGATGCTAACCAAGCTTTTGCTACTATTTTATTTGAAAAAAACTATAATTCATTTAAAGAAAAATATCCCGACTTTAAGAAAATTTATCATCGTCGTCTAGCTTTTTTTGCCTATCCTCTTAGTGGTGGATTTGAAAACCCCTCTCGGTTACCTATTAAGCTTTTAAAGCCGGTCTTAGCTTTAGAGAACGCGCTCTCTTTTGCCAGCAATTGGTTTGCTTTTCGGGTTTTAGTCGTTTTAGAAAAAAAATGA
- a CDS encoding ATP-grasp domain-containing protein, with protein MDLLEYHAKELFDEVGIPVLPSQPIHDTGELKRLQIPYPVVLKSQVRAGGRGKSGGIRFVENTIDAIAAARAIFSLPILGEYPEVILAEARYDAQEEFFLAVVLDYQLQRPVLLGSVKGGMDVEALLEYMQRVVIEEEFSPFYARRLVKKMGIAEGLIESVSTIIEKMYYLFWEKDLDLIEINPLGVNAQGEVMALDGKISVNDCALDRHPELACLICSKKDYLQGAAEENALRDCETVVDLHWLEGVDELGNVGIICNSHGLALTTWDLIVQAQGKPNYCLILEEGSDCPSLSQQLELGLEQMMELSALKAVLVNIVASPEVSETVAQAIANYLQPQLKQQLPQKGEERIIRATGAGSSRKRLVKTRSQSSKPQQIQWVIRLINGEVQPIQESLSLLPLHWTKTLDDAVNQTISILKSK; from the coding sequence ATGGATTTACTTGAATATCACGCTAAAGAACTGTTTGATGAAGTCGGTATCCCCGTTTTACCTTCCCAACCCATTCATGATACAGGAGAATTAAAACGCCTACAGATTCCCTACCCGGTTGTCCTAAAATCTCAAGTGCGGGCAGGCGGTAGGGGAAAGTCGGGAGGAATTCGCTTTGTAGAAAATACTATTGATGCTATAGCCGCCGCTAGAGCGATTTTTAGTTTACCCATTTTAGGAGAATATCCAGAGGTGATCCTAGCCGAAGCCCGCTATGATGCTCAAGAAGAATTTTTTCTGGCAGTGGTTCTTGATTATCAGCTACAACGTCCTGTGCTGTTAGGCTCGGTTAAAGGAGGTATGGATGTAGAAGCCTTACTTGAGTATATGCAAAGGGTGGTCATCGAAGAAGAGTTTTCTCCTTTTTATGCTCGTCGTTTAGTGAAAAAAATGGGCATTGCTGAAGGACTCATTGAGTCAGTGAGTACCATTATCGAAAAAATGTATTATTTATTTTGGGAAAAAGATTTAGATTTAATTGAAATTAATCCTTTAGGCGTGAATGCTCAAGGGGAAGTGATGGCGCTTGATGGGAAAATTTCTGTCAATGACTGCGCCCTAGATCGTCATCCTGAGTTAGCCTGTTTAATTTGTTCAAAAAAAGATTATCTACAAGGAGCGGCTGAAGAAAACGCGCTAAGAGACTGTGAAACCGTCGTGGATTTACACTGGCTTGAAGGTGTTGATGAACTGGGAAATGTGGGGATTATTTGTAATAGTCACGGATTGGCTTTAACCACTTGGGATTTAATTGTTCAGGCACAAGGAAAGCCAAATTATTGTTTAATTTTAGAAGAAGGCTCTGATTGTCCTTCGCTCTCTCAACAACTCGAGTTGGGATTAGAGCAGATGATGGAATTGTCAGCTTTAAAAGCCGTGTTAGTCAATATTGTTGCTAGTCCCGAAGTGAGTGAAACGGTAGCCCAAGCCATCGCTAATTACCTTCAACCTCAACTCAAACAGCAATTACCCCAAAAAGGAGAAGAACGAATTATTCGAGCCACTGGGGCCGGTTCGTCTCGCAAACGATTAGTTAAAACTCGCTCTCAATCCTCGAAACCTCAGCAAATTCAATGGGTAATTCGTCTGATTAATGGAGAAGTTCAACCGATTCAAGAAAGTTTATCGCTCTTGCCTCTCCACTGGACAAAAACTTTAGACGATGCTGTCAATCAAACTATCTCTATCTTAAAATCTAAGTAA
- a CDS encoding SDR family NAD(P)-dependent oxidoreductase, which produces MIKTPPLSEQVVLITGASAGIGAALAQTLAERFTGIRLVLAARRTEQLEQVANGCRQAGADVLVITTDMSSSEQVIALAQGAVQHFGRVDTVVNNAGYGQMGPIELIPLEAAKHQFAVNFYSVLTLVQTLIPVMRSQGGGRIINISSFGGRMAFPAGGMYSCSKFALEALSDVMRMELKAFNILVSVVEPGPVVTEFFEAAWEKIEKTVPDPKKNLYAPALAKIEAIDQQLSLLGWTPQQVAQVILRAMTARRPRPRYIAATGGWFFVPMMTRVMPTWFTDAFWKYFYGIDQVEKQWKKSH; this is translated from the coding sequence ATGATTAAGACTCCTCCCCTCTCGGAACAAGTTGTTTTAATTACGGGCGCTTCTGCCGGAATAGGCGCAGCCCTCGCCCAAACTCTAGCGGAACGCTTTACCGGTATCCGTTTAGTTTTAGCTGCTAGACGAACTGAACAACTCGAGCAAGTGGCTAATGGATGCCGTCAAGCCGGTGCCGATGTATTAGTTATTACCACAGATATGTCATCATCAGAACAAGTAATTGCCCTAGCCCAAGGAGCCGTTCAACACTTTGGACGAGTGGATACTGTGGTTAACAATGCTGGCTATGGACAAATGGGCCCCATTGAATTAATTCCACTAGAAGCGGCTAAACATCAGTTTGCCGTCAATTTTTATAGTGTGCTTACTCTAGTTCAGACCTTGATCCCGGTTATGCGTTCCCAAGGCGGCGGCAGAATTATTAATATTAGTTCTTTTGGGGGACGGATGGCTTTTCCAGCCGGAGGGATGTATAGTTGCTCGAAATTTGCTCTAGAAGCCCTTAGCGATGTGATGCGGATGGAATTAAAAGCTTTTAATATCTTAGTTAGTGTGGTGGAACCCGGACCAGTAGTTACCGAATTTTTTGAAGCCGCTTGGGAAAAAATTGAAAAAACGGTTCCCGATCCGAAAAAAAATCTTTATGCACCAGCTTTAGCTAAAATTGAAGCAATTGATCAACAACTCTCTTTGTTAGGATGGACTCCTCAACAAGTGGCTCAGGTGATCCTGCGAGCTATGACTGCCCGTCGTCCTCGTCCTCGCTATATTGCAGCAACAGGCGGCTGGTTTTTTGTTCCCATGATGACAAGAGTCATGCCCACTTGGTTTACTGATGCCTTTTGGAAATATTTTTATGGCATTGATCAAGTGGAAAAACAATGGAAAAAAAGTCATTAG
- the crtB gene encoding cyanoexosortase B, which yields MNIGETNLTFKKNLLPLSIVALMVLLYGPIIWHWYDGWANKSINIEHEYFSHGLIGLPYAVSIVWIERHQWQKLKNNHHPLGGILLGLAAAFYLTGNPTWVNLSFPVMLTGICLWLKGIPGLKLLWFPLLLVLLATPNPAPYLITPYTLPLQQFIAGVAGFILMQFGFNVSVDGIYLAVDGKSVEVAPYCAGLKMLFTSLYVSLLLVHWTGTLKNVKKVIFMLIGAGGISIIANIIRNSLLSIFHGTGQEDKFIFLHEGSGGDIYSVIMLMMIIVLFHISPNFEAKPKLEFESKTDKINE from the coding sequence ATGAATATTGGAGAAACAAACCTTACATTTAAAAAAAATTTATTACCCTTATCGATAGTTGCTTTGATGGTTCTTCTTTATGGGCCAATTATTTGGCATTGGTATGACGGTTGGGCCAATAAAAGTATCAATATTGAACATGAATATTTTAGTCATGGATTAATCGGATTGCCCTATGCAGTATCTATTGTTTGGATAGAACGTCATCAGTGGCAGAAATTAAAAAATAATCATCATCCCCTAGGCGGAATATTATTAGGATTAGCCGCCGCCTTTTATCTGACGGGAAATCCCACTTGGGTGAATCTGTCTTTTCCGGTTATGTTAACGGGAATTTGTCTTTGGTTGAAAGGAATACCTGGACTAAAGCTGTTATGGTTTCCTTTGTTATTAGTCTTGTTAGCGACTCCTAATCCTGCGCCTTATTTAATTACTCCCTATACCCTACCCCTACAACAATTTATTGCTGGGGTAGCTGGATTCATTCTCATGCAATTCGGATTTAATGTTAGTGTAGATGGAATTTATTTAGCGGTAGATGGAAAATCGGTTGAGGTAGCTCCTTATTGTGCTGGTTTAAAAATGCTGTTTACTAGCTTGTATGTTTCACTCTTATTAGTGCATTGGACGGGAACATTAAAAAATGTTAAAAAAGTAATTTTTATGTTAATCGGGGCGGGGGGAATTAGTATTATTGCTAATATCATCCGTAATAGTTTGCTGTCCATCTTTCATGGCACGGGACAAGAAGATAAATTTATCTTTTTACACGAAGGAAGCGGCGGAGATATTTATTCCGTAATTATGTTAATGATGATCATTGTCCTTTTTCATATTAGCCCTAATTTTGAAGCCAAACCTAAACTTGAATTCGAGAGCAAAACCGATAAAATAAATGAATAG
- a CDS encoding ABC transporter permease → MTTTTSLINQPQINSLWSDAWRRFRRDKLAVLGIIVLVLIIFSILLGPVVYSVSISKIDFAQSSLPPSWQHPFGTNDLGQDQLARVLFGGRISLTVALAAVSVAISLGTVIGAMAGFYGGAIDILLMRVTDLFLSLPQLPLLLLVVYLFRDSLKLVFGPEMGIFVLVVLVIGGLNWMSVARLVRANFLKLRSLEFVAAATAIGADPKRLIWVHIFPNVLGVIIVAATLAVGDAIITESTLSFLGLGFPPDVPTWGQMLFTAKDYLTSAPYLALFPGMAIFLTVLSINYIGDGLRDALDPKTRR, encoded by the coding sequence ATGACTACCACTACCTCCCTGATTAACCAACCTCAAATTAATAGCCTGTGGAGTGACGCTTGGCGGCGGTTTCGTCGAGATAAACTCGCGGTCTTAGGAATCATCGTCTTAGTGTTGATTATTTTTAGTATTTTGCTCGGACCTGTAGTTTATTCCGTTTCCATCAGCAAAATAGACTTTGCTCAATCTAGCCTACCCCCAAGTTGGCAACATCCCTTTGGAACAAATGACCTAGGACAAGACCAACTGGCTAGAGTGTTATTTGGCGGACGTATCTCCCTAACAGTAGCCTTAGCCGCCGTCAGCGTTGCCATATCTTTAGGCACTGTCATCGGAGCGATGGCCGGATTCTACGGAGGCGCGATCGATATTCTCTTGATGCGAGTAACAGATTTATTTTTATCTTTACCTCAATTACCCTTACTGTTGTTAGTCGTCTATTTGTTTCGAGATTCTCTGAAGTTAGTTTTTGGCCCTGAAATGGGTATCTTTGTGTTAGTGGTCTTAGTCATAGGTGGACTCAACTGGATGTCTGTCGCACGATTAGTCAGGGCTAACTTTTTAAAATTACGCTCGTTGGAATTTGTGGCCGCAGCAACCGCTATCGGTGCTGACCCTAAACGCTTAATTTGGGTTCATATCTTTCCCAATGTTCTTGGTGTAATTATTGTGGCAGCTACTTTAGCCGTTGGGGATGCAATTATTACTGAGTCCACCCTCAGTTTTTTGGGCTTAGGCTTTCCTCCCGATGTACCCACTTGGGGACAAATGCTATTTACAGCTAAAGATTATTTAACTTCTGCTCCCTATTTAGCTTTATTTCCAGGCATGGCCATTTTTTTAACGGTGCTGAGTATTAATTATATTGGGGATGGCCTACGAGATGCCCTAGATCCAAAAACTCGTCGTTAA
- a CDS encoding aldo/keto reductase, translating into MQYRRFGRTGLPMPVFSCGGMRYQFSWQDVPAWQISQESQDNLEATIKTALAAGINHIETARGYGTSELQLGRIFPQFPRDEIIIQTKVSPKENAADFRRDVEKSLKLLKLDYIDLLGLHGINTPELLHQSIRPGGCLDEARKLQAQGKIRFIGFSTHGDTNTIVKTIETDQFDYVNLHWYYILQDNWAAIEAAKKHDVGVFIISPSDKGGQLYNPPAKLVELCKPLSPMVFNDLFCLSHSQVHTLSIGAAKPADFDEHLKTLPLLDQAAEVLPPILHRLEQEAINCLGEEWVKTWRVGLPTYHDTPGNINIIAILWLRNLVLAYDMLDFAKARYNLLGNGGHWFPGQNAGHLDQLNLKDCLKNSPHADKIPYLLADAHRLLAGEARQRLSSS; encoded by the coding sequence ATGCAGTATCGGAGGTTTGGACGCACAGGATTACCCATGCCTGTTTTCTCTTGTGGGGGAATGCGCTATCAGTTTAGCTGGCAAGATGTGCCGGCTTGGCAAATTTCTCAGGAGAGTCAGGATAATTTAGAAGCAACGATTAAAACCGCACTCGCAGCCGGGATTAATCATATTGAGACGGCGCGGGGTTATGGAACTTCTGAGTTACAGTTAGGGCGAATTTTTCCACAATTCCCCAGAGATGAAATTATTATTCAAACGAAAGTTTCTCCGAAAGAAAATGCCGCCGATTTTCGCCGAGACGTGGAAAAGTCTTTAAAGCTTCTTAAGCTAGATTATATCGATCTGTTGGGTTTGCATGGTATTAACACCCCAGAACTGTTACATCAAAGTATCCGTCCTGGCGGCTGTTTAGACGAAGCCAGAAAGTTACAAGCCCAAGGGAAAATTCGCTTTATTGGTTTTTCTACTCATGGGGATACTAACACGATTGTTAAAACGATAGAAACTGATCAATTTGATTATGTTAATCTTCATTGGTATTACATTCTTCAAGATAATTGGGCAGCCATCGAAGCGGCTAAAAAACATGATGTCGGTGTATTTATTATTAGTCCTTCGGATAAGGGAGGGCAATTGTATAATCCTCCTGCCAAGCTGGTAGAACTTTGTAAACCTCTAAGTCCGATGGTTTTTAATGACCTATTTTGCCTGAGCCATTCTCAGGTTCATACTCTCAGTATTGGAGCGGCTAAACCAGCAGATTTTGATGAACATTTAAAGACTTTACCGCTTTTAGATCAGGCGGCTGAAGTTTTACCACCGATTTTACATCGCTTGGAACAAGAAGCTATCAATTGTTTAGGCGAGGAGTGGGTTAAAACTTGGAGGGTAGGTTTACCTACTTATCATGATACGCCAGGAAATATTAATATTATTGCGATTCTTTGGCTGAGGAATTTAGTGCTGGCTTATGATATGCTCGATTTTGCTAAAGCTCGCTATAATTTGTTAGGAAATGGGGGGCATTGGTTTCCCGGTCAAAATGCCGGCCATCTTGATCAATTAAACTTAAAAGACTGTTTAAAAAATAGTCCTCATGCTGATAAGATTCCCTATTTATTAGCGGATGCTCATCGGTTGTTAGCTGGGGAAGCACGACAGCGTTTATCTAGCAGTTAA
- a CDS encoding DegT/DnrJ/EryC1/StrS family aminotransferase, translating into MTSTLTTVPFVDLAWQNQRLKIEIAQAIETVIERGDFILGQALAEFETDFAARSGVDYGVGVGTGTAAITLGLQACGIGLGDEVLVPSNTFIATVMGVIAAGAIPVLVDCDLNTALIDLEAAAKAITPKTKAVIAVHLYGQMVSPSQLLDFASSYNLLIFEDAAQAHLATREGYTAGSVGVGAAFSFYPSKNLGGFGNGGIFLTKDPEIAKKVKTLRNYGAPSKYFHTEIGTNSRLDTLQAAILKVKLTHLTAWNQWRNRAALYYDRLLLPLEKNGILKIENQSDRGHVYHLYVVRLFLTPLTRQEIQEKLAAKGIQTGIHYPIPCHLQPAYHYLGYQPGDFPNSEKLCEQILSLPMYAGIEDTQVESVVEQLALIINR; encoded by the coding sequence ATGACTTCAACTTTAACAACTGTTCCTTTTGTTGATCTTGCTTGGCAAAATCAACGCTTGAAAATTGAAATTGCCCAAGCCATCGAAACCGTTATAGAACGAGGCGATTTTATTTTAGGTCAAGCTTTAGCTGAGTTTGAAACGGATTTTGCCGCCCGCTCTGGCGTAGACTATGGAGTAGGAGTGGGCACAGGAACCGCAGCCATTACACTAGGGTTACAAGCTTGTGGCATCGGTCTAGGGGATGAAGTGTTAGTCCCTAGCAATACTTTTATCGCCACTGTCATGGGAGTGATTGCTGCCGGAGCCATCCCCGTTTTAGTCGATTGTGACTTAAATACGGCTTTAATTGATTTAGAAGCCGCCGCCAAAGCTATTACCCCTAAAACTAAAGCGGTGATCGCAGTTCATTTATATGGACAAATGGTTTCTCCTTCTCAATTATTGGATTTTGCCAGTAGTTATAATTTACTGATTTTTGAAGATGCTGCCCAAGCCCATTTAGCCACTCGGGAAGGTTATACTGCCGGTTCAGTGGGGGTTGGTGCGGCCTTTAGCTTTTACCCAAGTAAAAATCTCGGGGGTTTTGGTAATGGGGGAATTTTCCTGACTAAAGACCCAGAAATTGCCAAAAAGGTGAAGACTTTGCGAAATTATGGCGCTCCTAGTAAATATTTTCACACCGAAATCGGCACCAACAGCCGCCTAGATACTTTGCAGGCTGCTATTTTAAAGGTTAAACTCACTCATCTGACGGCGTGGAACCAATGGCGAAATCGAGCCGCGCTATATTATGATCGTCTTCTTCTGCCTTTAGAAAAAAACGGAATCCTCAAAATCGAAAATCAAAGCGATCGCGGTCATGTTTATCATTTGTATGTGGTGCGGCTTTTCTTGACTCCCTTGACGCGGCAAGAAATTCAGGAGAAACTAGCAGCAAAAGGAATTCAAACCGGCATTCATTATCCGATTCCTTGTCATCTACAACCCGCTTATCATTATTTAGGTTATCAACCGGGTGATTTCCCGAATTCGGAAAAGCTCTGTGAGCAAATTTTATCTTTACCCATGTATGCTGGAATTGAAGATACTCAAGTTGAGTCGGTGGTTGAACAATTAGCTCTCATCATTAACCGTTAA